From a single Pseudopipra pipra isolate bDixPip1 chromosome 7, bDixPip1.hap1, whole genome shotgun sequence genomic region:
- the CREB1 gene encoding cyclic AMP-responsive element-binding protein 1 isoform X2, translating to MPAAHATSSAPTVTLVQLPNGQTVQVHGVIQAAQPSVIQSPQVQTVQISTIAESEDSQESVDSVTDSQKRREILSRRPSYRKILNDLSSDAPGVPRIEEEKSEEETAAPAIATVTVPTPIYQTSSGQYIAITQGGAIQLSNNGTDGVQGLQTLTMTNAAATQPGTTILQYAQTTDGQQILVPSNQVVVQAASGDVQTYQIRTAPTSTIAPGVVMASSPALPTQPAEEAARKREVRLMKNREAARECRRKKKEYVKCLENRVAVLENQNKTLIEELKALKDLYCHKSD from the exons ATGCCAGCAGCTCACGCAACGTCTTCTGCGCCCACAGTGACCTTAGTTCAGCTGCCCAATGGGCAGACGGTTCAAGTGCATGGAGTAATTCAGGCTGCCCAGCCATCAGTTATTCAGTCTCCACAGGTCCAGACAGTTCAG ATCTCCACTATAGCAGAAAGTGAAGATTCACAGGAATCAGTAGACAGtgtcacagactcacagaaacgaagagaaattctttccagacGACCCTCCTACAG AAAAATTTTGAATGACTTGTCCTCAGACGCCCCAGGAGTGCCAAGGATTGAAGAAGAAAAGTCTGAAGAGGAAACAGCAGCACCTGCCATCGCCACTGTTACGGTGCCAACTCCCATTTACCAAACCAGCAGTGGGCAGTACA TTGCTATTACCCAAGGAGGAGCAATACAGTTGTCTAACAACGGCACAGATGGAGTACAGGGTCTCCAGACATTGACAATGACCAATGCAGCTGCAACCCAACCTGGCACCACCATTTTACAATATGCACAGACCACAGACGGACAACAGATACTTGTACCCAGCAACCAGGTTGTTGTACAAG CTGCCTCAGGAGACGTGCAGACCTACCAGATCCGCACCGCCCCTACCAGCACCATCGCACCCGGCGTGGTCATGGCGTCCTCCCCAGCGCTCCCCACGCAGCCGGCAGAGGAGGCCGCACGGAAGAGAGAAGTGCGCCTAATGAAGAACAG AGAGGCAGCACGTGAATGTcgcaggaagaaaaaggagtatGTGAAATGTCTAGAAAATCGAGTGGCTGTGcttgaaaaccaaaacaagacaCTGATTGAGGAGTTGAAAGCACTTAAGGACCTTTACTGCCACAAATCAGATTAA
- the CREB1 gene encoding cyclic AMP-responsive element-binding protein 1 isoform X1 has product MTMESGAENQQSGDAAGTEAETQQMTVQAQPQIATLAQVSMPAAHATSSAPTVTLVQLPNGQTVQVHGVIQAAQPSVIQSPQVQTVQISTIAESEDSQESVDSVTDSQKRREILSRRPSYRKILNDLSSDAPGVPRIEEEKSEEETAAPAIATVTVPTPIYQTSSGQYIAITQGGAIQLSNNGTDGVQGLQTLTMTNAAATQPGTTILQYAQTTDGQQILVPSNQVVVQAASGDVQTYQIRTAPTSTIAPGVVMASSPALPTQPAEEAARKREVRLMKNREAARECRRKKKEYVKCLENRVAVLENQNKTLIEELKALKDLYCHKSD; this is encoded by the exons ATGACCATGGAATCTGGAGCAGAGAACCAGCAGAGTGGAGATGCAGCCGGTACAGAGGCAGAAACCCAACAGATGACAGTACAGGCACAACCACAGATTGCAACGTTAGCCCAG GTATCTATGCCAGCAGCTCACGCAACGTCTTCTGCGCCCACAGTGACCTTAGTTCAGCTGCCCAATGGGCAGACGGTTCAAGTGCATGGAGTAATTCAGGCTGCCCAGCCATCAGTTATTCAGTCTCCACAGGTCCAGACAGTTCAG ATCTCCACTATAGCAGAAAGTGAAGATTCACAGGAATCAGTAGACAGtgtcacagactcacagaaacgaagagaaattctttccagacGACCCTCCTACAG AAAAATTTTGAATGACTTGTCCTCAGACGCCCCAGGAGTGCCAAGGATTGAAGAAGAAAAGTCTGAAGAGGAAACAGCAGCACCTGCCATCGCCACTGTTACGGTGCCAACTCCCATTTACCAAACCAGCAGTGGGCAGTACA TTGCTATTACCCAAGGAGGAGCAATACAGTTGTCTAACAACGGCACAGATGGAGTACAGGGTCTCCAGACATTGACAATGACCAATGCAGCTGCAACCCAACCTGGCACCACCATTTTACAATATGCACAGACCACAGACGGACAACAGATACTTGTACCCAGCAACCAGGTTGTTGTACAAG CTGCCTCAGGAGACGTGCAGACCTACCAGATCCGCACCGCCCCTACCAGCACCATCGCACCCGGCGTGGTCATGGCGTCCTCCCCAGCGCTCCCCACGCAGCCGGCAGAGGAGGCCGCACGGAAGAGAGAAGTGCGCCTAATGAAGAACAG AGAGGCAGCACGTGAATGTcgcaggaagaaaaaggagtatGTGAAATGTCTAGAAAATCGAGTGGCTGTGcttgaaaaccaaaacaagacaCTGATTGAGGAGTTGAAAGCACTTAAGGACCTTTACTGCCACAAATCAGATTAA